A single Silvibacterium dinghuense DNA region contains:
- a CDS encoding penicillin-binding transpeptidase domain-containing protein, translating to MKRLFLFVLAMALAGSTLCRAGSATTRHPAHRRATRVHESAAAARHIASRQHSRRVVSASTRVRTRGGARLRRANLVIRRGGGERFYASSFTDIDQTQGDITAGEDPVVREAAIAALGNMNGTAVAIDPSNGRILAMVNQKLALSSGAEPCSTIKVSVALAALEEGIITKDTPVNLGGNYHMTLTEALAHSNNLYFETIGRRLGFERVRHYANQFGLGELAGYNIPGEQLGVYPDQVLPEDRGGVGRMCSFGESVSMTPLQLGALVSAIANGGTLYYLQHPTSPDQVLNFQPKIKRTLDIARIIPEIQSGMAAAVDYGTARSLRANFSQFPVMGKTGTCSDNGTRFGWFASYADTQYGRIVTVFFLEGGRPTFGPKAAELTGVFYRNLWDHSYFASKQGEPATPAAAATEQGAPQ from the coding sequence ATGAAGCGTCTCTTTCTTTTCGTGCTCGCCATGGCTCTCGCCGGTTCCACGCTCTGCCGTGCCGGTTCCGCGACCACCCGCCATCCCGCCCATCGCCGGGCGACTCGTGTTCATGAGTCGGCTGCCGCGGCCAGGCATATAGCCAGCCGCCAGCACAGCCGGCGCGTGGTCAGCGCGTCGACCCGTGTTCGTACCCGTGGCGGGGCGCGTCTGCGCCGGGCGAATCTGGTGATTCGCCGTGGGGGCGGGGAGCGCTTCTATGCCAGCTCCTTTACGGATATCGACCAGACGCAGGGCGACATCACGGCGGGTGAAGACCCGGTGGTGCGCGAGGCGGCGATTGCCGCGCTCGGCAACATGAACGGCACCGCAGTCGCTATCGACCCAAGTAACGGCCGCATCCTGGCCATGGTGAACCAGAAGCTCGCGCTTTCGAGCGGCGCCGAGCCCTGCTCGACGATCAAGGTTTCGGTCGCGCTGGCTGCTCTTGAAGAGGGCATCATCACCAAGGACACGCCGGTGAACTTGGGCGGCAACTACCACATGACCCTGACCGAGGCGCTGGCGCACTCAAATAACCTCTACTTTGAGACCATCGGCCGCCGGCTCGGTTTCGAGCGCGTGCGCCACTATGCGAACCAGTTCGGCCTGGGTGAGCTGGCCGGTTACAACATTCCCGGTGAGCAGCTCGGCGTCTATCCCGATCAGGTGCTGCCCGAGGATCGCGGCGGCGTAGGCCGCATGTGCAGCTTCGGCGAGAGCGTCTCGATGACCCCGCTGCAGCTTGGCGCGCTGGTTTCGGCCATCGCCAACGGCGGCACGCTCTACTACTTGCAGCATCCGACCTCGCCCGACCAGGTGCTGAATTTCCAGCCCAAGATCAAGCGCACGCTCGACATCGCCCGCATCATTCCGGAGATTCAGAGCGGCATGGCGGCAGCGGTCGACTACGGCACTGCCCGCTCGCTGCGCGCCAACTTCAGCCAATTCCCGGTGATGGGCAAGACCGGCACCTGCTCGGACAACGGCACGCGTTTCGGCTGGTTCGCCTCCTATGCGGACACGCAGTACGGCCGGATCGTGACGGTCTTCTTCCTCGAAGGCGGACGCCCGACCTTCGGGCCGAAGGCGGCCGAGCTGACCGGCGTCTTCTACCGCAACCTCTGGGATCACAGCTACTTTGCCTCGAAGCAGGGCGAGCCGGCGACCCCGGCGGCGGCTGCGACGGAGCAGGGCGCTCCGCAGTAA